The following proteins are co-located in the Bosea sp. AS-1 genome:
- a CDS encoding ABC transporter ATP-binding protein: protein MTSPILSVSNLSTSFRVEGQWKSVVRNVSFDIMPKETLAVVGESGSGKSVTALSIMRLNPPASSKIEGSIKLNGKELLTLPDSEMRHIRGNEIAMIFQEPMTSLNPVLTIGFQIAEALILHRGLSRSEAEAETIRLLEKVRIPAAKSRFHEYPHRFSGGMRQRVMIAMALACKPKLLIADEPTTALDVTIQAQILELIKQLQDEEGMSVLFITHDMGVVAEIADRTVVMYNGEQVETGSTDDIFRNPQKPYTKSLLSAVPKLGSMIGKARPMRFPVVDRATGESDVPAEVPDTVKAAERPVLEVSGLTTRFEIRGGLLSSVRGRVHAVENVSFSLKAGETLALVGESGCGKSTTGRSVMRLIEPLAGSVLLDGVDVLKLNQHDLREQRKRMQMIFQDPFASLNPRMNVGTAIAEPLIINNLASRSEARDKVADLLKRVGLLPEMANRFPHEFSGGQRQRVCIARALAVEPRLIVADEAVSALDVSVKAQVVNLMLDLQARMGLGYLFISHDMAVVERVSHRVAVMYLGEIVEIGPREAIFENPQHPYTKRLLAAVPIADPARRLQKRPVSNDEIKSPVRAPDYEPPVRQYREVSPGHAVMIWGEEWEKKDPAAIAA from the coding sequence ATGACCTCACCGATCCTCTCCGTTTCGAACCTCTCCACCTCCTTCCGCGTCGAAGGACAGTGGAAGTCGGTCGTCCGCAACGTCTCCTTCGACATCATGCCGAAGGAGACGCTGGCGGTGGTCGGCGAGTCCGGCTCCGGCAAGAGCGTGACCGCGCTCTCGATCATGCGGCTCAACCCGCCGGCCTCGAGCAAGATCGAAGGCTCGATCAAGCTCAACGGCAAGGAATTGCTGACCCTGCCGGACTCCGAGATGCGCCACATCCGCGGCAACGAGATCGCGATGATCTTCCAGGAGCCGATGACCTCGCTGAACCCGGTGCTGACCATCGGCTTCCAGATCGCGGAAGCGCTGATCCTGCATCGCGGCCTGTCGCGCTCGGAGGCCGAGGCCGAGACGATCCGCCTGCTGGAGAAGGTCCGCATCCCGGCGGCGAAGTCGCGCTTCCATGAATATCCGCACCGCTTCTCGGGCGGCATGCGCCAGCGCGTGATGATCGCGATGGCGCTGGCCTGCAAGCCGAAGCTGCTGATCGCCGACGAGCCGACCACCGCGCTCGACGTGACGATCCAGGCGCAGATCCTGGAGCTGATCAAGCAGCTCCAGGACGAGGAAGGCATGTCCGTCCTCTTCATCACCCACGACATGGGCGTGGTCGCCGAGATCGCCGACCGCACGGTCGTGATGTACAATGGCGAGCAGGTCGAGACCGGCTCGACCGACGACATCTTCCGCAACCCGCAGAAGCCCTACACCAAGTCGCTGCTCTCGGCCGTGCCGAAGCTCGGCTCGATGATCGGCAAGGCGCGCCCGATGCGCTTCCCGGTCGTCGATCGCGCCACCGGCGAGTCGGACGTGCCCGCCGAGGTTCCGGACACCGTCAAGGCCGCCGAGCGGCCGGTGCTCGAGGTCTCGGGCCTCACCACCCGCTTCGAGATCCGCGGCGGCCTGCTCTCCTCGGTCCGCGGCCGGGTGCACGCGGTCGAGAACGTCTCCTTCAGCCTGAAGGCCGGCGAGACGCTGGCCCTGGTCGGCGAATCCGGCTGCGGCAAGTCGACCACCGGCCGCTCGGTGATGCGTCTGATCGAGCCGCTTGCCGGCTCGGTGCTGCTCGACGGCGTCGATGTCCTCAAGCTCAACCAGCATGACCTGCGCGAGCAGCGCAAGCGCATGCAGATGATCTTCCAGGACCCCTTCGCCTCGCTCAACCCGCGCATGAACGTCGGCACGGCCATCGCCGAGCCGCTGATCATCAACAACCTCGCCAGCCGCTCGGAAGCACGCGACAAGGTCGCCGACCTGCTGAAGCGCGTCGGCCTGCTGCCGGAGATGGCGAACCGCTTCCCGCACGAATTCTCGGGCGGTCAGCGCCAGCGCGTCTGCATCGCGCGTGCGCTCGCCGTCGAGCCGCGCCTGATCGTGGCGGACGAGGCGGTCTCGGCGCTCGACGTCTCGGTGAAGGCGCAGGTGGTCAACCTGATGCTCGACCTGCAGGCCCGCATGGGGCTGGGCTATCTCTTCATCTCGCACGACATGGCGGTGGTGGAGCGCGTCAGCCACCGCGTCGCGGTGATGTATCTCGGCGAGATCGTCGAGATCGGCCCGCGCGAGGCGATCTTCGAGAACCCGCAGCACCCCTACACCAAGCGCCTGCTCGCGGCGGTGCCGATCGCCGATCCGGCGCGGCGCCTGCAGAAGCGCCCTGTTTCCAACGACGAGATCAAGAGCCCGGTGCGTGCGCCGGACTACGAGCCGCCGGTGCGCCAGTACCGCGAGGTCTCGCCCGGCCATGCCGTGATGATCTGGGGCGAGGAATGGGAGAAGAAGGACCCGGCGGCGATCGCCGCCTGA
- a CDS encoding L,D-transpeptidase, whose product MNMDGRIADAGADSLRLRSGLISRRSFLVGSAVGVGALGLAGCAGDGMSLAEAQKLYGPVPDEKFPIPAIDVSKVDPKYFRRTVAYDSKEAPGTIIVDPANYYVYRIEGDGTATRYGANVGRDGFRWNGDAYVGRKSEWATWTPPKEMIKRQPEAAKYARGMPGGLDNPLGARTLHLYQNGKYTLYTIYASLDAESIGNGITSGCIGLLTQDMIHLYDQTPVKTKVVVLAA is encoded by the coding sequence ATGAACATGGACGGTAGGATTGCCGATGCCGGCGCGGATTCGCTTCGGCTTCGGTCAGGGTTGATCAGTCGCCGGTCGTTTCTGGTCGGTTCGGCCGTCGGCGTCGGTGCGCTGGGGCTGGCCGGCTGCGCCGGTGACGGCATGAGCTTGGCCGAGGCGCAGAAGCTCTACGGGCCGGTGCCCGATGAGAAATTTCCGATCCCGGCGATCGACGTCAGCAAGGTCGATCCGAAATATTTCCGCCGCACGGTCGCCTATGACAGCAAGGAAGCGCCCGGCACGATCATCGTCGATCCGGCGAACTACTATGTCTACCGTATCGAAGGCGACGGAACCGCGACCCGCTACGGCGCGAATGTCGGTCGCGACGGCTTCCGCTGGAACGGCGACGCCTATGTCGGGCGCAAATCCGAATGGGCGACCTGGACCCCGCCGAAGGAGATGATCAAGCGCCAGCCAGAGGCGGCGAAATATGCCCGCGGCATGCCCGGCGGCCTCGACAACCCGCTCGGCGCCCGCACGCTGCATCTCTATCAGAACGGCAAATATACGCTCTACACGATCTATGCGTCCCTCGACGCGGAATCGATCGGTAACGGCATCACCAGCGGCTGCATCGGCCTGCTCACGCAGGACATGATCCACCTGTACGATCAGACGCCGGTTAAGACCAAGGTGGTCGTGCTGGCGGCCTGA
- a CDS encoding GntR family transcriptional regulator, with translation MNMEADRAPLYAKVETSLAAEIVKGTLARGSQLLPEDRLIERFGVSRITIRKAIENLVARGLVEIRRGKGTFVTEPKIRQDLTELSGFVEDMIALGRNPTARLLDKRPVPASDTVAAHLGVAVGTQVYRIERVRLADGVAMSFDETYLPLDIGEKIVSNDLEAEPIFSLLENKYGLPLVEAEYQLEAITADERVAQALEIASGSPIFLIERTSYCEGPTPIDYEKLYYRGDLIKFTTRLSRRPRQAPR, from the coding sequence ATGAATATGGAAGCGGATCGAGCGCCACTCTATGCCAAGGTCGAGACCAGCTTGGCCGCTGAAATTGTCAAAGGCACCCTCGCTCGCGGGTCCCAACTCCTGCCGGAAGATCGCTTGATTGAAAGGTTCGGCGTCAGCCGGATCACCATTCGCAAGGCTATTGAAAACCTAGTCGCGCGAGGATTGGTCGAGATTCGTCGTGGCAAGGGCACGTTCGTTACCGAGCCGAAAATTCGACAAGACCTGACCGAATTGAGCGGGTTTGTGGAGGACATGATCGCCTTGGGTCGAAATCCGACCGCAAGGCTGCTGGACAAGCGGCCCGTGCCAGCCAGCGATACGGTTGCGGCACATCTGGGCGTCGCCGTTGGGACGCAGGTCTATCGCATCGAGCGGGTGCGTTTGGCCGATGGCGTCGCCATGTCCTTCGACGAAACCTATTTGCCCTTGGACATTGGCGAGAAGATCGTAAGCAACGATCTGGAAGCAGAACCGATCTTTTCTTTGCTCGAAAACAAGTATGGCCTGCCACTCGTCGAAGCGGAATATCAGCTAGAGGCTATCACCGCGGACGAGCGCGTTGCCCAAGCGCTGGAAATTGCGTCCGGAAGCCCGATATTCCTGATCGAACGGACGTCCTATTGCGAGGGCCCGACGCCGATCGATTACGAAAAGCTCTATTATCGGGGCGACCTCATCAAGTTCACCACACGATTGTCGCGCCGGCCAAGGCAGGCCCCAAGATAG
- a CDS encoding sulfite exporter TauE/SafE family protein, with the protein MVTIDALWLFVAAFGASALGGVLGMASGIFIVPIMTFVFGIDIHAAIAASLVSVIACSCGSAAPLLKKRLTNIRLAIVLETATTLGALTGVFLIGIIPTPYLYFLFAAILTISAPQMLARRREVARATAPASRSWATLLRLHSTVPDQAGGAGAPYHVGSVPLGLSLMYGAGLVSALLGIGSGVLKIPAMDIALRLPIKISSATSNFMIGVTAAASAGAYFVRGDISTAVAGPVALGSVVGALAGARLLMGLSGDKLRIFFVIVLVLLAVAMAMSGFGALKP; encoded by the coding sequence ATGGTGACGATCGACGCTTTGTGGCTATTCGTTGCGGCCTTCGGCGCAAGCGCACTCGGCGGCGTGTTGGGCATGGCGAGCGGGATTTTTATCGTTCCGATCATGACCTTCGTTTTCGGCATCGATATCCACGCGGCCATCGCTGCGAGCTTGGTATCGGTGATCGCTTGCTCCTGCGGGAGTGCCGCGCCGCTTCTGAAAAAGCGTTTGACCAATATAAGGTTGGCCATCGTGCTGGAAACGGCGACGACGCTGGGCGCCCTCACGGGCGTTTTCTTGATCGGGATTATTCCCACTCCCTATCTCTATTTTCTGTTTGCGGCCATCCTGACCATATCCGCACCGCAAATGCTCGCGCGCCGCCGCGAGGTGGCACGAGCAACAGCGCCCGCTTCCCGAAGTTGGGCGACGCTGCTGCGCCTGCATTCCACCGTTCCAGACCAGGCGGGGGGTGCCGGAGCGCCCTATCATGTCGGCTCGGTACCGCTTGGCTTGTCGCTGATGTATGGGGCGGGACTGGTCTCGGCTCTGTTGGGGATCGGGAGCGGCGTGCTGAAAATCCCGGCGATGGATATCGCGCTGCGGCTTCCGATCAAGATTTCCTCGGCAACATCGAACTTCATGATCGGGGTCACGGCCGCTGCGAGTGCCGGCGCCTATTTCGTGCGCGGTGACATCAGCACCGCCGTCGCCGGCCCAGTCGCACTCGGCTCCGTCGTGGGAGCCCTTGCGGGCGCGCGCTTGCTGATGGGCCTGTCTGGCGACAAGCTCCGCATCTTCTTCGTGATCGTGCTTGTGCTGCTCGCCGTCGCAATGGCGATGAGCGGCTTCGGCGCGCTCAAACCATGA
- a CDS encoding DUF1634 domain-containing protein: MGECQSTAKRQERAIAALLHYGTGLASFVIAAGLVVQGLHPLPFDLSGSSLMNAGVALFILLPIARVALMLIQFARARDAAYVAISALVLAIIGAGFLAGI, from the coding sequence ATGGGCGAATGCCAAAGCACAGCCAAACGCCAGGAGCGCGCTATTGCGGCGTTGCTGCACTACGGCACGGGGTTAGCCTCATTCGTCATCGCGGCCGGGCTGGTCGTTCAAGGGCTGCATCCCCTCCCTTTTGACCTGAGCGGAAGCAGCCTGATGAACGCCGGCGTCGCCCTGTTCATCCTTCTGCCGATCGCGCGCGTAGCTCTCATGCTCATTCAATTCGCACGGGCTCGGGATGCGGCCTATGTGGCGATTTCAGCCCTGGTCTTGGCAATTATCGGGGCGGGATTTCTAGCGGGCATATGA
- a CDS encoding NAD(+) synthase, giving the protein MSFRNIYAQGLVRIACAAPRLKVADPAFNLAETVALLRRADEGGAALCLFPELGLSAYAIDDLLQQNALLDAVRDALARLVEETRTLSCIAVVGAPLRVDGRLFNCAVAVHRGRILAAVPKTYLPNYREFYERRQFASGERAGALYIELCGQEVPFGTDILLAATDIPDLTVHMEICEDVWTPIPPSSYAALAGATLLLNLSASNVTIGKSEWRHALCKAHSGRCIAAYAYSAAGTGESTTDLAWDGQAMIYENGALLAEAERFAAEPQLILADIDLERLAMDRIRQNTFGDSIDMHRDRLNFRRVEFALDPDRQSDLGLARAVERFPFVPSDDARLNELCFEAYNIQSHGLRKRLESTRIDKVVIGVSGGLDSTQALIVAAHTFDALGLPRENILAYTLPAFATSKDTKDNAWRLMRALGVSAEEIDMTPACRQMLVDIGHPFAKGEPVYDITFENVQAGARTSVLFRLANRHNALVMGTGDLSELALGWCTYGVGDHMSHYNVNGSVPKTLIQHLIRWVAQSNRFGAEASAVMLDILATEISPELVPGEGDKPAQKTEDFVGPYALQDFNLFYTTRYGFRPSKIAFLSEHAWSDAAKGAWPPNIEADKRVAYDLPTIKRWLGVFIRRFFETSQFKRSAVPNGPKVSSGGSLSPRGDWRAPSDASAAPWLKDWERIPG; this is encoded by the coding sequence ATGAGCTTCCGCAACATCTACGCCCAGGGCCTCGTCCGCATTGCCTGCGCCGCGCCACGGCTGAAGGTGGCCGATCCTGCCTTCAACCTGGCAGAGACCGTCGCGTTGCTGCGCCGGGCGGATGAGGGCGGCGCCGCGCTCTGCCTCTTTCCCGAGCTCGGCCTCAGCGCCTACGCCATCGACGACCTGCTGCAGCAGAACGCGCTGCTCGATGCGGTGCGCGATGCGCTCGCTCGTCTCGTCGAGGAGACCCGCACGCTCAGCTGCATCGCCGTCGTCGGTGCGCCGCTCAGGGTCGATGGGCGATTGTTCAACTGCGCCGTCGCCGTCCATCGCGGCCGCATCCTCGCCGCGGTGCCAAAAACCTATCTGCCGAACTACCGCGAATTCTACGAGCGCCGCCAGTTCGCCTCGGGCGAGCGCGCCGGCGCGCTCTATATCGAGCTCTGCGGGCAGGAAGTGCCTTTCGGCACGGACATCCTGCTGGCGGCGACCGATATCCCGGATCTCACCGTCCATATGGAGATCTGCGAGGATGTCTGGACGCCGATCCCGCCTTCCTCCTATGCCGCGCTCGCCGGCGCGACGCTGCTGCTGAACCTCTCCGCCAGTAATGTCACTATCGGCAAGTCGGAATGGCGCCACGCTCTTTGCAAGGCCCATTCAGGGCGCTGCATCGCGGCCTATGCCTATTCGGCCGCGGGCACGGGCGAATCGACCACGGACCTCGCCTGGGACGGGCAGGCGATGATCTACGAGAACGGCGCACTCCTGGCCGAAGCCGAACGTTTCGCCGCCGAGCCGCAGCTCATCCTCGCCGATATCGACCTCGAGCGGCTGGCGATGGACCGCATCCGCCAGAACACCTTTGGCGACAGCATCGACATGCATCGCGACAGGCTGAATTTCCGCCGCGTCGAGTTCGCGCTCGATCCGGATCGCCAGAGCGATCTCGGGCTGGCGCGCGCGGTCGAGCGCTTCCCCTTCGTGCCGAGCGACGATGCCAGGCTGAACGAGCTCTGCTTCGAGGCCTACAACATCCAGTCGCACGGCCTGCGCAAGCGGCTGGAAAGCACGCGCATCGACAAGGTGGTGATCGGCGTCTCGGGGGGCCTCGATTCGACGCAGGCGCTGATCGTCGCGGCCCATACCTTCGATGCGCTGGGCCTGCCGCGCGAAAACATCCTCGCCTATACGCTGCCGGCCTTCGCCACCAGCAAGGACACCAAGGACAATGCCTGGCGGCTGATGCGGGCACTCGGCGTCAGCGCCGAGGAAATCGACATGACGCCGGCCTGCCGGCAGATGCTGGTCGATATCGGCCACCCCTTCGCGAAGGGCGAGCCCGTCTACGATATTACTTTTGAAAACGTGCAGGCCGGCGCGCGCACCTCCGTGCTCTTCCGCCTGGCCAACCGGCACAATGCGCTGGTGATGGGCACCGGCGATCTCTCGGAGCTGGCGCTCGGCTGGTGCACCTATGGCGTCGGCGACCACATGTCGCATTACAACGTCAACGGCTCGGTGCCGAAGACGCTGATCCAGCACCTGATCCGCTGGGTCGCCCAGTCCAATCGCTTCGGTGCGGAAGCCTCGGCCGTGATGCTCGACATCCTCGCCACCGAGATCTCGCCCGAACTGGTGCCGGGCGAGGGCGACAAGCCGGCGCAGAAGACCGAGGATTTCGTCGGCCCCTATGCGCTGCAGGACTTCAACCTGTTCTACACGACGCGCTACGGATTCCGCCCGAGCAAGATCGCCTTCCTGTCGGAGCACGCCTGGAGCGACGCCGCGAAGGGCGCATGGCCGCCGAACATCGAGGCCGACAAGCGCGTCGCCTACGACCTGCCCACCATCAAGCGCTGGCTCGGCGTCTTCATCCGCCGCTTCTTCGAGACCAGCCAGTTCAAGCGTTCGGCCGTGCCGAATGGGCCGAAGGTCTCCTCCGGCGGCTCGCTCTCGCCGCGCGGCGACTGGCGGGCGCCGAGCGATGCTTCGGCCGCGCCCTGGCTCAAGGATTGGGAGCGGATTCCCGGCTGA
- the eutC gene encoding ethanolamine ammonia-lyase subunit EutC: MSGGGAGDDRRAVSPAGRFAELARLTPARIALGRAGASLPTREVLRFGLAHAQARDAVHTPFQPAGIVAGLAALELETVLVESAARSRANYLRRPDLGRSLSPESLSVLKTARGRADLAIVVADGLSSTAVHQNAVALIAALLPFLQRQGLALAPIVIAAQARVALGDEIAQALGARVVAVLIGERPGLSSPDSLGAYLTFGPRPGLADASRNCISNIRPGGLDAAAAAFKLAWLIDQAISRSLTGVALKDESEAAFEVPAAARTAVTAGPASGDGSDDPLAPATPLAR, translated from the coding sequence GTGAGTGGAGGTGGCGCAGGCGACGACCGCAGGGCCGTTTCGCCGGCCGGACGTTTCGCCGAGCTCGCGCGGCTGACGCCGGCCCGCATCGCGCTCGGCCGCGCCGGTGCATCGCTGCCGACGCGCGAAGTGCTGCGTTTCGGCCTCGCCCATGCCCAGGCGCGCGATGCCGTGCACACGCCGTTCCAGCCGGCCGGGATCGTGGCGGGGCTCGCGGCGCTGGAGCTGGAGACGGTGCTCGTCGAGAGCGCGGCCCGCTCGCGAGCCAACTATCTGCGACGCCCGGATCTCGGACGAAGCCTGTCGCCGGAGAGCCTGTCCGTGCTGAAGACGGCCCGGGGCCGCGCCGATCTCGCCATCGTGGTCGCCGACGGGCTGTCCTCCACCGCGGTGCACCAGAACGCCGTGGCCCTGATCGCGGCGCTGCTGCCTTTCCTGCAGCGCCAGGGACTGGCCTTGGCGCCGATCGTGATCGCGGCCCAGGCCCGCGTCGCGCTCGGAGACGAGATTGCGCAGGCTCTGGGCGCACGCGTCGTCGCCGTGCTGATCGGGGAGCGCCCCGGCCTCTCTTCCCCGGATTCGCTGGGGGCCTACCTGACGTTCGGCCCACGGCCGGGGCTGGCCGATGCGTCGCGCAACTGCATTTCGAACATCCGTCCGGGCGGGCTCGATGCCGCGGCGGCCGCGTTCAAACTCGCCTGGCTGATCGATCAAGCGATCAGCCGCTCGCTGACGGGCGTGGCATTGAAGGATGAGAGCGAGGCCGCATTCGAGGTCCCGGCTGCCGCCAGGACCGCTGTGACGGCCGGCCCGGCCTCCGGAGACGGATCGGACGATCCCCTTGCCCCTGCCACCCCGCTTGCGCGATAA
- a CDS encoding ethanolamine ammonia-lyase subunit EutB, whose amino-acid sequence MVYRVALGRQTYAFDDLRALLAKATPLRSGDQLAGLAAASMEEMMAARIALADLPLRTFLHEALIPYEEDEVTRLIVDGHDATAFAPVASLTVGEFRDWLCADTTTTETLAKLSPGITPEMAAAVSKLMRNQDLILVARKCRVVTRFRDTLGLPGRLAVRIQPNHPTDDVAGILASTIDGLSYGCGDAVIGINPASDSLGRIGDLLRLLDEMIARFAIPTQGCILTHVTSSIALIEQGAPVDLVFQSVAGTQAANASFGVTLALLQEGLEAGRSLKRGTVGDNVMYFETGQGSALSANAHHGVDQQTLEARAYAVCRAYEPLLVNTVVGFIGPEYLYDGKQIIRAGLEDHFCGKLLGVPMGCDICYTNHAEADQDDMDTLLTLLGTAGVNFIMGVPGSDDVMLNYQSTSFHDQLYIREVLGLKRAPEFEDWLRRMDIVDAAGRLSAGQGGQALLAAIRGRAA is encoded by the coding sequence ATGGTGTATCGCGTCGCGCTCGGCCGACAGACCTATGCCTTCGACGACCTCAGGGCGTTGCTGGCGAAGGCGACGCCGCTGCGCTCGGGCGATCAGCTCGCCGGGCTGGCCGCCGCCAGCATGGAGGAGATGATGGCGGCGCGGATAGCGCTCGCCGACCTGCCCCTGCGCACCTTCCTGCACGAGGCGCTGATCCCCTATGAGGAGGACGAGGTCACGCGCCTCATCGTCGATGGGCACGATGCGACCGCCTTCGCGCCCGTCGCCTCGCTGACCGTGGGGGAGTTTCGCGACTGGCTCTGCGCCGACACCACGACGACCGAAACGCTGGCGAAATTGTCGCCGGGCATCACGCCGGAGATGGCGGCGGCGGTGTCCAAGCTGATGCGCAACCAGGATTTGATCCTGGTCGCGCGCAAATGCCGGGTCGTGACGCGGTTTCGTGACACGCTCGGCCTGCCCGGACGGCTCGCCGTGCGCATCCAGCCTAACCACCCGACCGACGATGTCGCCGGCATTCTCGCCTCGACCATCGACGGGCTGTCCTATGGCTGCGGCGATGCGGTGATCGGGATCAACCCGGCCTCCGACAGCCTGGGGCGCATCGGCGATCTGCTGCGCCTTCTCGACGAAATGATCGCCCGCTTCGCGATTCCGACGCAGGGCTGCATCCTGACCCATGTCACCTCCTCGATCGCGCTGATCGAGCAGGGTGCCCCGGTCGATCTCGTCTTCCAGTCCGTCGCGGGCACGCAGGCAGCCAACGCCTCCTTCGGCGTCACGCTCGCGCTGCTGCAGGAAGGGCTGGAAGCCGGCCGCTCGCTGAAGCGCGGCACGGTCGGCGACAACGTCATGTATTTCGAGACGGGGCAGGGTTCGGCCCTCTCGGCCAACGCCCATCATGGGGTCGACCAGCAGACGCTCGAGGCGAGGGCCTATGCCGTCTGCCGTGCCTACGAGCCCTTGCTGGTCAACACGGTCGTCGGCTTCATCGGCCCGGAATACCTCTATGATGGCAAGCAGATCATCCGGGCCGGGCTGGAGGATCATTTCTGCGGCAAGCTGCTGGGCGTGCCGATGGGCTGCGACATCTGCTACACCAACCATGCCGAGGCGGACCAGGACGACATGGATACCTTGCTGACACTGCTTGGCACGGCGGGCGTCAACTTCATCATGGGCGTTCCGGGCTCCGACGATGTGATGCTGAACTACCAGTCCACCTCCTTTCACGACCAGCTCTACATTCGCGAGGTGCTCGGCCTGAAGCGGGCGCCGGAATTCGAGGACTGGCTGCGGCGCATGGACATCGTCGATGCGGCCGGGCGATTGAGCGCGGGCCAGGGCGGGCAGGCCCTGCTGGCCGCCATTCGGGGGCGGGCCGCGTGA
- a CDS encoding GMC family oxidoreductase N-terminal domain-containing protein, with translation MPNAQTADRRLIGTFDYVVIGAGSAGSVVANRLSADPDTKVLLLEAGGKDDWIWFHIPVGYLFAIGNPRADWMFQTEPQAGLGGRALAYPRGKVVGGSSAINAMVYMRGQAADYDGWRQLGLTGWGWDDVLPYFLKHEDHIAPPPGGLHRAGGEWRVEHPRVRWAILDAIRDAAEAAGIAKIPDFNTGDNTGSSYFQVNQRRGRRLSAFNAFIKPVVDKRDNLRLETRVHVERIVFEHGRAKAVEFTHGTEKLRVEIRGEVVLSAGAVASPLLLERSGIGGGARLQDLGIETLVDAPGVGENLQDHLQIRPVYKVHGIRTLNSDYAKLWRRPLMALEWAALRTGPLTMAPSQVGAFAKSSPDYATANLQYHFQPLSLDSWGSGLHPFDAFTASVCNLRPTSRGSIHLRSSDPYDTPVIAPNYLDTDADRQVAVDALKLTRRIVAQAPLARYRPEEYLPGEATQSDAQMLEAAGKLGTTIFHPVGTAKMGRDDDPRAVLDGRLRVRGVSGLRVIDASVMPTITSGNTANPTMMIAEKGVAMLLEDARA, from the coding sequence ATGCCCAACGCCCAGACCGCCGACCGCCGCCTGATCGGCACCTTCGACTATGTCGTCATCGGTGCGGGCTCGGCCGGCAGCGTCGTCGCCAACCGGCTCTCGGCCGATCCCGACACCAAGGTCCTGCTGCTGGAGGCCGGCGGCAAGGACGACTGGATCTGGTTCCACATCCCGGTCGGTTATCTCTTCGCCATCGGCAATCCGCGCGCCGACTGGATGTTCCAGACCGAGCCGCAGGCCGGGCTCGGCGGCCGGGCGCTGGCCTATCCGCGCGGCAAGGTCGTCGGCGGCTCCTCGGCGATCAACGCCATGGTCTATATGCGCGGCCAGGCGGCCGACTATGACGGCTGGCGCCAGCTCGGCCTCACCGGCTGGGGCTGGGACGACGTTCTGCCCTATTTCCTCAAGCACGAGGACCATATCGCGCCGCCGCCCGGTGGCCTGCACAGGGCCGGCGGGGAATGGCGCGTCGAGCATCCGCGCGTGCGCTGGGCCATCCTCGACGCCATCCGCGATGCGGCCGAAGCCGCCGGCATTGCCAAGATCCCGGACTTCAACACCGGCGACAACACCGGCTCCTCCTATTTCCAGGTGAACCAGCGGCGCGGCCGACGCCTCTCGGCCTTCAACGCCTTCATCAAGCCGGTCGTCGACAAGCGCGACAATCTCCGGCTCGAGACGCGCGTCCATGTCGAGCGCATCGTCTTCGAGCACGGCCGGGCGAAGGCCGTCGAGTTCACCCATGGCACCGAAAAGCTGAGGGTCGAGATCCGCGGCGAGGTCGTGCTGTCGGCCGGCGCCGTCGCCTCGCCGCTGCTGCTCGAGCGCTCGGGCATCGGCGGTGGGGCGCGCCTGCAAGACCTCGGCATCGAGACGCTGGTGGATGCGCCCGGCGTCGGCGAGAACCTGCAGGACCATCTGCAGATCCGGCCGGTCTACAAGGTCCACGGCATCAGGACGCTGAACAGCGACTACGCCAAGCTCTGGCGCCGGCCCTTGATGGCGCTGGAATGGGCAGCATTGCGAACCGGCCCCCTGACCATGGCGCCCTCGCAGGTCGGCGCCTTCGCCAAATCCTCGCCGGACTATGCGACAGCGAACCTGCAATATCATTTCCAGCCACTCTCCCTGGATAGCTGGGGATCGGGGCTGCACCCCTTCGATGCCTTCACCGCCAGCGTCTGCAATTTGCGGCCGACCAGCCGGGGCAGCATCCATCTGCGCTCTTCCGACCCCTACGACACGCCGGTGATCGCGCCGAACTATCTCGACACCGACGCCGACCGGCAGGTCGCGGTCGATGCACTGAAACTGACGCGGCGGATCGTGGCGCAGGCGCCGCTCGCCCGCTACCGGCCCGAGGAATATCTGCCGGGCGAGGCCACCCAATCGGATGCCCAGATGCTGGAGGCTGCAGGCAAGCTCGGCACCACGATCTTCCACCCCGTCGGCACCGCGAAGATGGGCCGCGACGACGACCCGCGCGCCGTGCTCGACGGGCGGTTGAGGGTTCGCGGCGTCAGCGGGCTTCGCGTCATCGATGCCTCCGTGATGCCGACCATCACCTCCGGAAACACCGCCAATCCGACGATGATGATCGCGGAGAAGGGCGTGGCGATGCTCCTGGAAGACGCGCGAGCCTGA